From Corvus moneduloides isolate bCorMon1 chromosome 4, bCorMon1.pri, whole genome shotgun sequence, one genomic window encodes:
- the NPTXR gene encoding neuronal pentraxin receptor translates to MLAFLGAIICIIASVHPAGTAAPAAAADNDSAAAALLPAADKGLGALHGPAEALASAGPRLPGGPPLFSRFVCTPLSTECPATGTGSAAGSAAGPEELLALRSAAAQLRRTALEQKERIRMDQETIRELTGKLSRCEGGLRSPPAAAPPAAAGLRAAPHPGTMGHPPDEPPAVRELEEAVRTLQDRIDRIEQELPARTNGSAPTAPALARDALHTKMEQLEEQLLSKILTLQKERQAASTDRSQQQHNIEKELNSLQNRVTELEHGPLGYSPPDAFKVTIPVQNNYMYARMKKSLPELYAFTICMWLKSKALAGIGTPFSYSVQSQANEIVLLEWGSNPLELLINDKVAQLPLSLKDKAWHHICVAWTTRDGKWSAYQDGEQRGAGENLASWHAIRPQGVVILGQEQDTLGGRFDATQAFVGELAQFGVWDHMLAPAEILGLANCSSHLQGNVIQWDDQAVEVFGGASKAGFAACEEGRKA, encoded by the exons ATGCTGGCTTTCCTGGGGGCCATCATCTGCATCATCGCCAGCGTCCACCCGGCCGGCaccgccgcgcccgccgccgccgccgacAATGActcggccgccgccgccctcctGCCCGCCGCCGACAAGGGGCTGGGAGCGCTGCACGGCCCCGCCGAGGCTCTGGCCAGCGCCGGGCCGCGCCTGCCGGGGGGGCCGCCGCTCTTCAGCCGCTTCGTCTGCACGCCGCTGAGCACCGAGTGCCCGGCCACCGGCACCGGCAGCGCCGCCGGCAGCGCCGCCGGccccgaggagctgctggcGCTGCGGAGCGCGGCGGCCCAGCTGCGCCGCACGGCGCTGGAGCAGAAGGAGCGGATCCGCATGGACCAGGAGACCATCCGGGAGCTCACCGGCAAGCTCAGCCGCTGCGAGGGCGGCCTGCGGagcccccccgccgccgcgccccccgccgccgccgggctcCGCGCCGCCCCGCACCCCGGCACCATGGGCCATCCCCCCGACGAGCCGCCCGCCGTgcgggagctggaggaggctgtCCGCACCCTCCAGGACCGAATCGACCGGATAGAG caggagctgccagcccgCACCAATGGCTCAGCACCCACTGCCCCGGCACTTGCCCGTGATGCCCTCCACACCAagatggagcagctggaggagcagctcctttCCAAGATCCTGACCCTGCAGAAGGAGCGCCAAGCCGCCAGCACTGAccgcagccagcagcagcacaacatCGAGAAGGAGCTGAACTCCCTCCAGAACCGGGTGACGGAGCTGGAGCACG GACCACTGGGCTACAGCCCTCCTGATGCCTTCAAGGTGACCATCCCAGTGCAGAACAACTACATGTACGCCCGTATGAAGAAGAGCCTGCCGGAGCTCTACGCCTTCACCATCTGCATGTGGCTGAAGTCCAAGGCCCTGGCAGGAATTGGCACCCCGTTCTCCTACTCTGTCCAGAGCCAAGCCAACGAGATCGTGCTGTTGGAGTGGGGCTCCAACCCCCTGGAGCTGCTCATCAATGACAAG GTTGCCCAGCTGCCACTGAGTCTGAAGGACAAGGCCTGGCACCACATCTGCGTGGCATGGACCACCCGGGATGGCAAGTGGTCGGCGTATCAGGATGGTGAACAGCGGGGTGCCGGCGAGAACCTGGCCTCCTGGCACGCCATCAGGCCTCAGGGTGTCGTCATCCTGGGTCAGGAGCAG GACACCCTGGGGGGCCGCTTTGATGCCACACAGGCCTTCGTGGGAGAGCTGGCACAGTTTGGCGTGTGGGACCACATGCTGGCACCAGCAGAGATCCTGGGCTTGGCTAACTGCAGCTCCCACCTCCAAGGGAATGTGATCCAGTGGGATGACCAGGCGGTGGAGGTCTTTGGAGGCGCCAGCAAGGCGGGCTTCGCTGCCTGcgaggaagggaggaaggcaTGA